Proteins encoded within one genomic window of Syntrophobacterales bacterium:
- the argC gene encoding N-acetyl-gamma-glutamyl-phosphate reductase yields the protein MIRVCIYGGSGYTGQELARLLLDHPGVKVVSITSRRFAGVSLADVYPALAGQTELVYTNDSPEALAKNCDVVFLALPHGASMELAPIFLKAGKKVIDLSADFRIRDKAVYEAWYRKHSAAELIPEAVYGLPELYREDIRGARLLANPGCYPTSVILGLAPALRSHLLDPSSVIADSKSGVSGSGREPQIASLFCEVAGGFKAYKIGGHRHTPEIEQELSCLAGQPLTISFTPHLLPLKRGILSTIYAKLAKEISAEEATALYRGFYEKEPFVRICRTGQFPNISSVAGSNFCDIGVTVDKRTNRLIVVSVIDNLIKGASGQAIQNMNLMCDLPEGSGLPKSGLYP from the coding sequence GTGATCAGGGTATGTATCTACGGCGGTAGCGGCTACACCGGTCAGGAGCTGGCGAGACTGTTGCTTGACCATCCCGGGGTAAAGGTGGTCTCAATAACCTCCCGGAGGTTTGCCGGGGTTTCTCTTGCCGATGTTTATCCGGCGCTGGCCGGGCAAACGGAGCTTGTTTACACAAACGATTCGCCGGAGGCATTGGCGAAGAACTGCGACGTGGTCTTTCTGGCCCTGCCGCACGGAGCTTCGATGGAGCTTGCCCCCATTTTCCTGAAGGCGGGCAAGAAGGTAATTGACTTAAGCGCGGATTTCCGAATTCGCGATAAGGCTGTCTATGAGGCATGGTATCGCAAGCATTCGGCGGCGGAGCTGATTCCCGAGGCGGTTTACGGGCTTCCCGAGCTTTATCGGGAAGATATCCGCGGCGCCAGGCTTCTTGCCAACCCCGGATGTTATCCGACCAGCGTTATTCTCGGCCTGGCGCCGGCTTTGCGTTCCCATCTGCTTGACCCGTCATCGGTCATCGCCGATTCCAAATCAGGGGTAAGCGGCTCCGGCCGGGAGCCGCAGATCGCCTCCCTGTTTTGCGAGGTTGCGGGGGGATTCAAGGCCTACAAGATTGGCGGGCATCGTCATACCCCGGAGATCGAACAGGAATTGAGCTGTCTTGCCGGTCAGCCGCTGACGATCTCCTTTACGCCGCACCTGCTGCCGTTGAAGCGGGGCATTCTCAGCACCATTTATGCAAAACTCGCAAAGGAGATCAGCGCTGAAGAGGCAACGGCCCTTTATCGGGGATTTTACGAAAAGGAACCGTTTGTCCGGATCTGCCGCACCGGTCAGTTTCCCAATATCTCCTCCGTCGCCGGCTCCAATTTTTGCGATATCGGAGTGACGGTTGACAAAAGGACAAACCGGCTGATCGTGGTTTCGGTAATCGATAACCTGATCAAAGGCGCCTCCGGTCAGGCGATCCAGAACATGAATCTGATGTGCGATCTTCCGGAAGGAAGCGGCCTGCCCAAGTCAGGCCTGTACCCGTGA
- a CDS encoding menaquinone biosynthesis decarboxylase, whose amino-acid sequence MGYKNLGEFIARLEQEGELLRIRDTVSPLLEITEITDRMSKSADGGKALFFEKVAGSAFPVVTNAFGSYRRIALAFESTPQELAARLAGIIKQAPPQSILAKIGMIPKALSWAKFIPRTKKLKAPPCQEVVLTGDEIDLTKLPILQCWPKDGGRFITLPVVFTKGLGDGRRNVGMYRMQMYDGKTTGMHWHIHKDGSHQFIEYQKAGRRMEVAVAIGTDPAVTYAATAPLPRGVDEMMMAGFIRQSPVVLVKAVTVDIDVPAEAEFILEGYVDPAETRLEGPFGDHTGYYSAADLYPVFHLTAITRRKNPVYSATVVGRPPMEDCYLAYTTERLFLPLLQTVMPEIKDYLLPWEGVFHSIAVVAIEKEYPGHAAKIAYGLWGSGQMSFAKALIIIDDQSLLADGRRLFEHILNIIDFSSDVTIASGILDVLDHSAVNPLLGAKIAIDATARIAGEGERLRECLDSSSISPEGDAELLRRLQEKEGGFTGLRIFFPGCKRRLIAATIDKEKGQSSRPYLALLARELRGGEIFVLYDAAIDLADDSLLLWKAFNNVDPARDIAIAETNITIDATRKGPADGHKRPWPDDIAMTPEIKRRVEKILQKTTTGF is encoded by the coding sequence ATGGGTTATAAAAATCTGGGCGAGTTCATCGCCCGACTTGAGCAAGAAGGGGAATTGCTGCGGATCAGGGATACGGTTTCTCCCCTTTTGGAGATAACGGAGATAACCGACCGGATGTCCAAATCCGCAGATGGCGGGAAGGCGCTTTTCTTTGAAAAGGTTGCAGGTTCAGCGTTTCCGGTTGTCACGAACGCCTTCGGCAGTTACCGAAGGATTGCCCTGGCCTTCGAATCAACCCCGCAGGAGCTTGCCGCAAGGCTGGCCGGGATCATCAAACAGGCGCCGCCGCAGTCAATCCTCGCAAAGATCGGGATGATCCCGAAAGCGCTGTCCTGGGCTAAATTCATCCCGAGGACAAAAAAGCTGAAGGCGCCGCCCTGTCAGGAGGTTGTCCTTACGGGGGATGAGATCGATCTGACGAAGCTGCCGATTCTTCAATGCTGGCCAAAGGATGGGGGGAGGTTCATTACGCTCCCGGTTGTCTTTACGAAGGGGCTGGGAGATGGCAGGCGGAATGTCGGGATGTACCGGATGCAGATGTATGATGGGAAAACAACCGGGATGCACTGGCATATCCACAAGGACGGATCGCACCAGTTTATTGAATACCAAAAGGCCGGCCGCCGGATGGAGGTTGCCGTCGCCATCGGCACGGATCCCGCTGTTACCTATGCGGCAACGGCGCCCCTGCCGCGAGGGGTGGATGAAATGATGATGGCCGGCTTCATCCGGCAAAGCCCGGTTGTCCTGGTCAAAGCGGTTACCGTAGATATCGACGTGCCGGCGGAGGCGGAGTTTATCCTCGAGGGCTATGTCGATCCTGCAGAAACAAGGCTCGAAGGGCCGTTCGGCGATCATACGGGCTACTACTCCGCTGCCGATCTCTACCCGGTATTTCATCTGACGGCGATCACCCGCCGGAAAAATCCCGTTTACAGCGCGACGGTGGTGGGACGTCCGCCCATGGAAGATTGCTACCTTGCCTATACGACGGAGCGCCTTTTTCTGCCGCTGCTCCAGACGGTCATGCCGGAAATAAAGGATTATCTGCTTCCCTGGGAGGGAGTTTTTCATAGCATTGCCGTTGTCGCCATCGAAAAGGAGTATCCGGGGCACGCCGCCAAGATCGCCTACGGCCTGTGGGGGAGCGGCCAGATGAGCTTTGCCAAGGCTCTAATCATCATTGACGATCAATCGCTTTTGGCAGACGGTCGGCGACTCTTTGAGCATATCCTCAATATAATAGATTTCTCTTCCGATGTTACCATTGCCAGCGGCATTCTCGATGTCCTCGACCACTCCGCGGTTAATCCTCTGCTGGGGGCGAAAATCGCGATCGATGCGACCGCCCGCATTGCCGGTGAAGGGGAGCGATTAAGGGAATGCCTTGATTCTTCATCAATTTCCCCTGAAGGCGACGCGGAGCTGCTGCGGCGGCTGCAAGAAAAAGAGGGCGGCTTTACCGGATTGAGGATATTCTTTCCCGGGTGTAAAAGACGGCTCATCGCGGCAACCATCGATAAGGAAAAAGGGCAATCCTCCCGCCCCTATCTCGCTCTGCTGGCCCGGGAGCTCCGGGGTGGGGAAATATTTGTCCTCTACGATGCCGCGATAGACCTCGCGGACGATTCGCTGCTGCTCTGGAAGGCGTTCAATAATGTCGATCCTGCGCGGGATATTGCGATTGCCGAAACGAATATCACTATCGACGCAACCCGAAAAGGTCCCGCCGACGGCCATAAACGGCCATGGCCGGATGATATCGCAATGACGCCGGAAATAAAAAGAAGGGTAGAGAAAATACTGCAAAAGACCACGACAGGGTTCTAA
- the cysS gene encoding cysteine--tRNA ligase, whose translation MSLKIYNTQSRKKEEFQPLTPGRVGIYVCGITAYDLCHVGHARSAVVFDVITRYLRYRGYEATYVKNFTDVDDKIIDKAKREGSDIREIAERYILEHDEDMQKLRVAPPTFTPRATENIEGMISLVSALMEKGLAYSSDGDVYYSVEAFPEYGKLSGRNLEEMTAGARVDVNEKKRNPFDFALWKASKEGEPWWDSPWGKGRPGWHLECSVMSQRYLGETFDIHGGGEDLIFPHHENEIAQSEGATGKTFARYWMHNGFVRVNSEKMSKSLGNFFTIREIIEQYHPEVLRFFLLQSHYRSPVDFSDTALNEARQGMNRFYATLKALVEIAPEKGFAAVSGGALVVEDEEGLRELFIEAMDDDFNTARAIGHLFDAVRAVNAYLADKKKLVSPVFAMQMRDLFLELGKVLGIFLEDPETYFREDRLREAKKRGLDVAAIEELIVKRREARSAKDWPKADELRKELAGMGVVIQDKADSTTWAIE comes from the coding sequence ATGAGTCTGAAAATATATAACACCCAGTCGCGCAAAAAGGAGGAGTTCCAGCCGCTCACGCCTGGCCGGGTGGGGATTTACGTCTGCGGGATCACGGCTTACGATCTGTGCCATGTCGGCCACGCCCGCTCGGCGGTCGTTTTTGATGTGATAACCCGCTATCTGCGCTACCGCGGCTATGAGGCAACCTATGTGAAGAACTTCACCGACGTGGACGACAAGATTATCGACAAGGCAAAACGGGAAGGAAGCGACATCCGTGAGATCGCCGAGCGTTATATCCTTGAGCACGACGAGGATATGCAGAAACTGCGGGTTGCCCCCCCCACCTTCACCCCCCGGGCTACCGAGAACATTGAGGGAATGATCAGCCTTGTTTCCGCCCTGATGGAAAAGGGGTTGGCCTATTCAAGCGACGGCGATGTTTATTATTCCGTAGAGGCGTTTCCGGAATACGGGAAGCTCTCCGGCCGGAATCTCGAAGAAATGACTGCCGGCGCTCGCGTTGATGTGAACGAAAAAAAGAGAAATCCGTTTGATTTTGCCCTCTGGAAGGCAAGCAAGGAGGGAGAGCCATGGTGGGACAGCCCCTGGGGCAAGGGGCGCCCAGGATGGCACCTCGAATGTTCGGTGATGAGCCAGCGCTATCTCGGCGAAACGTTTGACATTCATGGGGGAGGGGAGGATTTGATCTTTCCTCATCACGAAAATGAGATCGCCCAGTCGGAAGGGGCAACCGGCAAGACCTTCGCCCGCTACTGGATGCACAATGGCTTTGTCCGGGTGAACAGTGAAAAGATGTCAAAATCACTGGGTAATTTTTTTACGATCCGGGAAATTATCGAACAGTATCATCCCGAAGTGCTCCGGTTTTTCCTGTTGCAGAGTCATTACCGGAGCCCGGTTGATTTTTCCGATACCGCCCTCAATGAGGCGCGGCAGGGGATGAACCGCTTTTACGCGACGCTGAAGGCGCTTGTGGAGATTGCCCCGGAAAAGGGGTTTGCAGCTGTGTCGGGAGGGGCGCTGGTCGTTGAAGATGAGGAAGGGCTCCGGGAGCTCTTTATCGAGGCGATGGACGATGATTTCAACACGGCGCGGGCCATTGGCCACCTCTTTGATGCCGTGCGGGCGGTTAACGCCTATCTTGCCGATAAGAAGAAGCTCGTTTCGCCGGTCTTTGCCATGCAGATGCGGGATCTCTTTTTGGAATTGGGAAAGGTGCTGGGGATTTTTCTGGAGGATCCGGAAACCTATTTCCGTGAGGACCGGCTGCGGGAGGCAAAAAAACGGGGTCTGGATGTTGCCGCGATTGAAGAGCTGATCGTAAAGCGCCGAGAGGCCCGGTCGGCAAAGGATTGGCCGAAGGCCGACGAGCTGCGCAAAGAACTGGCCGGCATGGGCGTCGTTATTCAGGATAAGGCTGATTCCACGACATGGGCGATAGAATAG
- a CDS encoding CofH family radical SAM protein → MNELNEKIYAGKRLSAEEALNLFDWDILELGRAADFRTRLAVPGAEVGFIIDRIINFTNVCEAECSFCAFHARAGQIEPYELTNEVILSKVAELVESGGTQVMLQGGLNPRYALDDLTAMVRAIKDRFPGVTLHSFSPAELVYAARRSGFSVAHVIEVLKEAGLDSVPGASDILVERVRKLVSPRKISVGEWVETMESLHRCGLKSSATMTYGLGETRAERIAHLSVIRGLQDRTGMIRAFIPWSFSPAQTRMENVAAATGMDYLRIVAIARIFLDNVRYLQAGWLTEGMKMAQLALTMGANDMGGVLTEEVVVGATGLKNKTSMDEMIDIIRDAGRIPIQRDSDYRQIRSFA, encoded by the coding sequence ATGAATGAACTTAATGAAAAGATCTATGCAGGAAAGCGGCTCAGCGCAGAAGAGGCCCTGAACCTTTTTGACTGGGACATACTGGAGCTGGGCAGGGCGGCCGACTTCCGGACGCGGCTGGCTGTGCCCGGCGCTGAGGTCGGATTCATCATCGATCGGATTATAAATTTTACCAATGTCTGCGAAGCCGAATGCAGTTTTTGTGCTTTCCACGCCCGGGCCGGTCAAATAGAGCCTTATGAACTCACCAACGAAGTGATTCTGAGCAAAGTAGCAGAACTGGTTGAAAGCGGAGGCACGCAGGTGATGCTGCAGGGGGGGCTCAATCCCCGCTATGCACTGGATGACTTGACCGCGATGGTGCGGGCGATCAAAGACCGTTTCCCCGGGGTGACGCTCCACTCCTTCTCGCCGGCGGAGCTCGTGTACGCCGCCCGCCGTTCGGGATTTTCCGTTGCTCATGTTATAGAAGTCCTGAAGGAGGCGGGTCTTGATTCCGTTCCCGGCGCCTCCGACATCCTTGTGGAGCGGGTGCGCAAGCTGGTCAGTCCCCGGAAAATTTCTGTCGGGGAGTGGGTGGAGACAATGGAGTCCCTGCATCGGTGCGGCCTGAAATCAAGCGCGACGATGACCTACGGGTTGGGAGAAACCCGGGCGGAGCGGATCGCGCATCTAAGCGTCATCCGGGGTCTGCAGGATCGCACCGGCATGATTCGGGCTTTTATCCCCTGGTCCTTTTCCCCAGCCCAGACGCGGATGGAAAATGTTGCTGCGGCCACCGGAATGGACTACCTGCGGATCGTCGCCATTGCCCGTATTTTTCTCGACAATGTCCGCTATCTCCAGGCCGGCTGGCTGACCGAGGGGATGAAAATGGCGCAGCTCGCCCTGACGATGGGGGCAAACGACATGGGCGGGGTGCTTACCGAAGAGGTGGTGGTAGGGGCGACGGGGCTGAAAAACAAAACCAGCATGGACGAGATGATCGACATCATCAGGGATGCCGGACGGATTCCCATCCAGCGGGATTCGGATTACCGGCAGATCAGGTCATTTGCATGA
- the ubiA gene encoding putative 4-hydroxybenzoate polyprenyltransferase: MKIFSQAVVYSRMIKFSHTIFALPFALSAVVLVQATSPLALKTVFWIVIAMAAARSAAMGFNRIADAELDATNPRTAIREIPRGAISKREAAFFTFFSSLVFIIASGALSILCFWLSFPVLAFVFAYSYTKRFTWIAHLFLGVAIGIAPMAVWVAATGKMPGAISVLSLALMTYIAGFDILYACQDVEFDHKQGLYSIPVYFGVRKAMIISGLLHAASVLSLAGLYWLFPLNHIYLVFVAVIGILFIVEHRLVNPGDLSKIDIAFFNVNSVISLLVLAAIFLGTVL, encoded by the coding sequence ATGAAAATATTCTCCCAAGCCGTGGTTTATTCACGGATGATAAAATTTTCCCATACGATCTTCGCCCTGCCGTTTGCCCTTTCCGCGGTTGTCCTGGTGCAGGCGACAAGTCCGCTCGCTCTTAAAACCGTATTTTGGATTGTAATTGCGATGGCGGCCGCCCGGTCGGCCGCGATGGGGTTCAACCGCATCGCCGATGCCGAACTGGATGCAACGAATCCGCGCACCGCCATCCGGGAGATTCCCCGGGGCGCTATTTCCAAACGGGAGGCCGCCTTCTTTACCTTTTTTTCCAGCCTGGTTTTCATCATTGCTTCCGGGGCGCTATCCATTTTATGTTTCTGGCTTTCCTTCCCTGTGCTGGCGTTTGTTTTTGCCTATTCCTATACGAAAAGATTTACCTGGATTGCCCATCTGTTTCTGGGAGTTGCCATCGGAATTGCCCCGATGGCCGTCTGGGTGGCGGCGACCGGGAAAATGCCCGGGGCGATCTCGGTGCTGAGTCTGGCGCTTATGACCTACATCGCCGGTTTCGATATTCTTTACGCCTGCCAGGATGTTGAGTTTGATCACAAGCAGGGCCTTTATTCCATCCCGGTTTATTTCGGCGTCAGAAAGGCGATGATCATCTCGGGGCTGCTGCATGCGGCAAGCGTACTGTCGCTCGCGGGTCTCTACTGGCTGTTTCCGTTGAACCATATCTACCTTGTATTCGTTGCCGTTATCGGGATTCTTTTTATTGTAGAGCATCGGCTTGTCAATCCCGGCGACCTTTCCAAAATTGACATCGCCTTTTTCAATGTCAACAGCGTTATTTCGCTGCTCGTGCTGGCGGCGATTTTTCTGGGGACTGTATTATGA
- a CDS encoding CofH family radical SAM protein → MSANFVDRIRNKNLRLIAAKVADESPVNETEALYMLETSDILELGVIADYLRRKLNGDAAYYEVNMNLNYTNVCELRCPLCAFSRGDKDPDAYTFSLAEIEERVRAANSFGIDEVHIVGGLNPALKIEYFEQMLRRIKAINPEIFIVAFTAVEYDYFSRLNGISVEEVFTRLRSAGLGALPGGGAEVFSPRVRKRIAPLKIPGTRWIEVMRIAHSLGLKTNATLLYNHLETPEEIVAHLSMLRALQDETGGFKTFVPLPFHESNTAIRARRSQTTGFGDVRLFAASRIFLANVPHLKALWMYLGDKMAQMLLHFGVDDLGGTYHYEKVVHAAGAKTSDVGSEASLRKLIEASGFRPVRAAANYQERKS, encoded by the coding sequence ATGAGTGCAAATTTTGTGGACAGGATAAGGAACAAGAACCTCCGGCTGATCGCCGCCAAGGTTGCCGACGAGAGCCCGGTAAATGAAACCGAGGCCCTTTACATGCTTGAAACCAGCGATATTCTCGAGCTGGGAGTAATTGCCGATTACTTGCGACGGAAGCTCAACGGCGATGCCGCCTATTATGAAGTCAACATGAATCTCAATTACACCAATGTCTGCGAATTGCGCTGCCCCTTGTGCGCCTTTTCGCGGGGAGATAAAGACCCGGACGCATACACATTCTCGCTCGCTGAGATCGAAGAGAGGGTGCGCGCGGCAAATTCCTTCGGCATCGACGAGGTGCATATTGTGGGCGGGCTGAATCCGGCCCTGAAGATAGAGTATTTCGAGCAGATGCTAAGGCGGATCAAGGCGATTAATCCGGAAATTTTTATCGTGGCCTTTACCGCCGTTGAATACGATTATTTCTCCCGGCTAAACGGCATTTCCGTGGAAGAGGTGTTCACGCGCCTCCGGAGCGCCGGCTTGGGCGCGCTTCCCGGCGGGGGGGCGGAGGTCTTTTCCCCCCGGGTAAGAAAGAGGATCGCGCCGTTGAAGATCCCGGGTACGCGCTGGATAGAGGTGATGCGGATTGCCCATTCGCTTGGTCTGAAGACGAATGCGACGCTGCTTTACAACCATCTGGAAACCCCGGAAGAGATCGTCGCTCACCTGTCCATGCTCCGCGCCCTTCAGGATGAGACCGGTGGCTTCAAGACCTTTGTCCCGCTCCCCTTTCACGAATCCAACACCGCTATCCGCGCCCGGCGCTCTCAAACCACCGGCTTCGGCGATGTCCGCCTGTTTGCCGCCAGCCGCATTTTTCTTGCCAACGTCCCCCATCTGAAGGCGCTGTGGATGTATCTGGGCGACAAGATGGCGCAGATGCTGCTCCATTTCGGGGTCGATGATCTGGGGGGAACCTATCATTATGAAAAGGTTGTTCATGCCGCCGGGGCAAAAACGTCCGATGTCGGCAGTGAGGCGAGTTTGAGAAAACTCATTGAAGCTTCAGGGTTCAGGCCGGTCCGGGCGGCGGCTAACTACCAGGAAAGGAAAAGCTGA
- a CDS encoding 1,4-dihydroxy-6-naphthoate synthase: protein MSETIELDIGFSPCPNDTFIFDALVNKRIDATPYLFHPRIADVEELNEKAFSGGWQVTKLSFYAYLLLGGRYLLLDAGAALGYGCGPLLVAGTSFKSLAGARIAVPGRYTTAYLLLQLWMGGAKQAKVEFARFDEILPGIAAGRFDAGLIIHEGRFVYQRYNCSSLVDLGKWWEQETGLPIPLGCIAIRRDMASNQEAVSALIRDSVLYARKHPAAGRDFIKEHARELDDKVTAEHIALYVNDFTLSLGSAGKDAISVLKERAERWKLL, encoded by the coding sequence ATGAGCGAAACAATAGAACTTGACATCGGTTTTTCACCCTGCCCGAACGATACGTTTATCTTCGATGCGCTTGTCAATAAGAGAATAGACGCAACTCCCTATCTCTTTCATCCCCGGATTGCGGACGTGGAGGAGCTCAATGAGAAGGCCTTTTCCGGCGGTTGGCAGGTTACAAAGCTGTCGTTTTATGCGTATCTGCTCCTGGGCGGGCGCTATCTGCTGCTGGATGCGGGGGCGGCCCTCGGCTATGGCTGCGGGCCGCTTTTGGTCGCCGGGACTTCTTTCAAGTCACTCGCAGGCGCCCGGATCGCCGTCCCCGGACGTTACACGACTGCTTATCTGCTCTTGCAGCTCTGGATGGGGGGCGCAAAGCAGGCGAAGGTCGAGTTTGCGAGATTTGACGAGATACTCCCCGGCATTGCCGCTGGCCGGTTTGACGCGGGACTGATCATTCATGAGGGGCGATTCGTCTATCAAAGGTACAACTGCTCCTCCCTGGTTGACCTGGGTAAGTGGTGGGAGCAGGAAACGGGGCTGCCGATTCCGCTGGGCTGCATAGCCATCCGCCGCGACATGGCTTCTAATCAGGAGGCCGTTTCCGCCCTCATTCGCGATTCGGTTCTTTATGCGCGGAAACACCCCGCCGCGGGACGGGATTTTATCAAGGAACACGCCCGGGAGCTGGACGATAAGGTAACGGCAGAGCACATCGCACTGTACGTCAATGATTTTACGCTGTCTCTCGGTTCCGCGGGCAAGGACGCCATATCCGTCCTGAAAGAGAGGGCAGAGCGTTGGAAACTCCTTTAA
- a CDS encoding menaquinone biosynthesis protein, with protein MKLGYIDYLNCYPFYYQMFEGAPPAGVEVVPGYPSELNRMMAEEKLDMSPVSAAMYPELADRVLLLPDFCLSSVGYVHSVILSSNMPIEDLDKKRIGLTSASKTSVIILKILLSRYYRIEPRYVPTAPNPSLKDAGVDAALIIGNEAMMGEMAPYTYDLGDLWMRKTNHPVVFAVFAVNKRLLEKNSAVVAAVVESYRKSLVLLAEKRETVIRRAAERYPLVHYDIDAYYRVLKYNFTPSLREAFSFYLQSAAEMGLLKKTAGEAFLGPLKE; from the coding sequence ATGAAGCTCGGCTATATAGATTATTTGAACTGCTACCCGTTTTATTATCAGATGTTTGAAGGGGCGCCGCCTGCCGGTGTAGAGGTGGTCCCGGGTTACCCCAGCGAGCTCAACCGGATGATGGCGGAGGAGAAGCTGGACATGAGCCCGGTCTCCGCCGCGATGTATCCGGAACTGGCCGACAGGGTCTTGCTGTTGCCCGATTTCTGCCTCAGCTCCGTCGGCTATGTCCATTCGGTGATCCTTTCGAGCAACATGCCGATTGAGGATCTGGACAAAAAACGGATCGGTCTGACCAGCGCCTCCAAGACTTCGGTGATTATTCTGAAAATACTCCTTTCCCGGTATTATCGGATAGAGCCCCGGTATGTTCCGACCGCCCCCAATCCCTCGCTTAAAGACGCAGGCGTTGATGCGGCGCTGATTATCGGCAATGAGGCGATGATGGGGGAGATGGCGCCCTATACTTACGATCTGGGGGATTTATGGATGAGGAAAACTAATCATCCCGTGGTGTTTGCCGTTTTTGCCGTCAATAAAAGACTGCTGGAGAAAAATTCCGCTGTCGTGGCCGCAGTTGTGGAATCCTACAGAAAATCACTGGTTCTGCTCGCCGAGAAGCGCGAGACGGTGATCCGGAGGGCCGCGGAAAGATACCCGCTTGTTCACTACGATATTGATGCCTACTACCGGGTGTTGAAATACAATTTTACCCCTTCTTTGCGGGAGGCGTTTTCCTTTTATCTGCAAAGCGCCGCGGAAATGGGATTGCTTAAGAAAACAGCGGGGGAGGCTTTCCTGGGACCGTTGAAAGAATAA